Proteins from one Malania oleifera isolate guangnan ecotype guangnan chromosome 4, ASM2987363v1, whole genome shotgun sequence genomic window:
- the LOC131153100 gene encoding probable galacturonosyltransferase-like 3 codes for MGPKLLFSILLLLCIFARSPAASFAGDLPTFREAPAFRNGRECPKTTWSPQSRSHNPSIIHIAMTLDITYLRGSVAGVLSVLQHASCPENIVFHFLASQRRSELRRTIFNTFPYLTFHLYHFDSNIVKGKISLSIRRALDQPLNYARIYLADLLPAGVGRIIYFDSDLIVVDDVAKLWEINLGKHVLGAPVYCHANFTHYFTGKFWSNPAFSASFRGRRPCYFNTGVMVIDLAGWREGKYTQKLETWMRIQKKYRIYELGSLPPFLLVFAGDVEGVEHRWNQHGLGGDNLEGLCRDLHPGPVSLLHWSGKGKPWLRLDSKRPCPLDSLWAPYDLFRHASLISDS; via the coding sequence ATGGGGCCAAAGCTCCTCTTCTCGATCCTCCTCCTCCTGTGCATTTTCGCGCGTTCCCCGGCGGCGTCCTTCGCCGGCGATCTCCCCACGTTCCGAGAGGCTCCGGCATTTCGAAACGGCAGGGAATGTCCGAAAACGACATGGTCCCCGCAGAGCAGGTCGCATAATCCTTCCATCATCCACATCGCGATGACTCTAGACATCACCTACCTCCGGGGCTCCGTCGCCGGCGTCCTCTCCGTCCTCCAGCACGCCTCGTGTCCCGAGAACATCGTATTCCACTTCTTGGCATCTCAACGCCGGTCGGAGCTCCGGCGAACGATCTTCAACACCTTCCCTTACCTCACATTCCACCTCTACCACTTCGATTCAAACATCGTCAAAGGCAAGATCTCTTTGTCAATTCGTCGAGCACTTGACCAGCCCCTCAATTACGCCAGAATCTACCTCGCCGATCTCCTCCCCGCCGGCGTCGGCCGGATTATCTACTTCGATTCCGACCTCATCGTCGTCGACGACGTCGCCAAGCTCTGGGAAATCAATCTCGGCAAACACGTCCTCGGCGCGCCTGTGTACTGTCACGCCAACTTCACCCACTATTTCACCGGAAAATTTTGGTCCAATCCGGCGTTTTCCGCGTCGTTTCGCGGCCGCCGGCCGTGTTACTTCAACACAGGGGTCATGGTGATAGATCTTGCGGGGTGGAGAGAGGGCAAGTACACACAAAAACTGGAGACGTGGATGAGAATCCAGAAGAAATACAGAATCTACGAGCTAGGTTCTTTGCCGCCGTTCTTGCTGGTGTTCGCCGGCGACGTGGAAGGGGTAGAGCACCGGTGGAACCAGCACGGGCTCGGCGGCGACAACCTGGAAGGCCTGTGCAGGGACCTTCATCCAGGGCCGGTGAGTCTTCTTCACTGGAGTGGAAAGGGGAAGCCATGGCTGAGACTGGACTCGAAGCGGCCATGTCCCCTGGACAGCTTGTGGGCACCTTACGATTTGTTCCGACACGCGTCGCTGATTTCCGACAGCTGA